The window gttagtgttttcagcataaCTCCTTGTATAAAGCTTAGTTTTAAGTGCTTCAAGATGTTCTAGAAAGCTATTTCATAGACCTACAACTTTCGTTCAGGCTTCAAAACTtagttttgcttgtatttactcgaaaaaAGGCGATGAAGTAtagggcaggtgctgcccagatttttgtttgcaaaccctacatgtactgctgttagtattttgagcatatatttttttacaaaacTGCTATAGGATTGATTCTAATTTCTCTAAAACCCCaatacatatatctacaactttcattaaggtcacaaagtctatttttgttGTTTACCCTTTTGAAACTGAGTCACAATACAAGACAGTCTATTTTCACTGATATCGTGGTTAGTTTTGATGTGCTGAAACTATTGAACATAACTAGACATTTGATTGTGTCTTTAAGGCATATATATACTCTTGTACAAGTTAAGAGAAATTGGCTAAGGAAGTCGGCATAGTTACTTGATCGCTGTTTTTGGGATTTATAACTTCTTgatgtttgtttgagctttaAAAGCTCTAAAGCTCCAAGGTTTGCACCTAAACTTGAACTTCGCTCTCAATTTATTTGGTTTGAGATGTTGTGAGAAGCTTGAATCTTGGTGAAATAATATCTACTTTAAATTGTTGGCATATTGGGTTTGGTGCTACTTGGATGGTTTACTTGCTTTGTGGGCTGTGAAGAATATCTTGAGACACATCAATATGATAACATGATCATTGAGAGTATGATTTTgtaaattgagttatgagtatgcTAAAATCACATTGGTGTTATATGAAGCATTTTTTGTAAGACGACTTAATTCGCccacatatacggattgcttgagcattattgcattcttgattatggggtgacgacccttcttgatttcggatcttgcccatcttgactttggatttgcatttcgtcttgatgatggacttttgtccattctcgagtatgagtggaaagccactttcaacatggctcatgattctcttgattattggatAACGATCCTTCTTGgtatgggcttcggtccttcttgatatgaACTTCGGTacttcttgatatgggcttcggtccttcttgatatagGCTTCAGTCCTTCTTGAtaggggcttcggtccttcttgatattcgatagtgcttgatgtgatggcatgacgtatgTGTTGGGCGAAATTAATTAACTGAATGACGTTTCGAGAATTAGCTTCGAAAGTTCTCTTAacacttggtatttgaagcttCGAAGGCTTTCTTGACCCTTGGTATTTGAAATATTAGTATCTTGAACTATCTTATGATTTGGTGATTCTCTTGGAATGTCGTACATTGACTAAGTACTTGGTTATAATCCGGATGAGCATATGTCTTGAACTTACTTCTTGCACTTATATTTGATTCATATCTCACTATTAAATTAACCAAATGGTGGAAATTCTTTGATTTGCTTTGGAAGGCTTCTTGATATGTgatattttgaatattgatatcttgaacTATTTTAATATATGATATTTACTTTCTTGAAAGAATTGTACCTTCATTTAGCACTTGTTtgatatttcatttccttgaaaccATTGTACTTTTGTTATGtacttgatgatgattttgacaAGCTTATTCCTAGAAATTATTGTTGTGCTCCTTACATAATCTGCTTCTCTTTTTTATATGAAATGTTGGTTAAGTTTATGTGTCACTAaactttatgcttagcgatagtttgttACTATCGTAGGTGATATTCCGAGGGAGAATTAAGGATGGCCAATTGAGGTAGACTATTTGGAAGCTTAGacgaagatcacatttgcatgacCATGTTCATTTTGCATATGTTTGGGGACTTGTACGTGACCCATGTGACACATTTAGGTTtgcacttttgaaacttgttcacATGGGCCTATTTTCGCTACTAAGTTATGGTGAATGTCTTATTAAATAAATTTATCTTGAACATTGAGGTATGAAATTTGTttttgtttcgtaagtggcaTCCTCCCAAAAATGGGGTGCTACATTCTTAGATACTGTTAAAGATAATTGGCCTGTTGATAGTGATGGTGATCCTTTTCTGAGCTTTAAAAAGAAGATGAAGCAGATTAAAGATGCTTTATCAATATGGAGTAAGGTTGCTTTTGGAGATATTTTCAAACAACTTATCATAAGGGAGGACATAGTGAGAATTAAAGAACAATTATTTGAAGAGGAACCTACTGTGGAGAATATATCAATATTGCAACTTGCTCAAGTAGAAATGAAGAAGTATTTGCATTATGAAGAAGAATTCTGGAAGCAAAAATCAGGATACACTTGGTTCTCTGAAGGTGATGGAAATACAAAGTTCTTTCACAGTATAGTAAAGGGTAGGAGAAAGAGGTTACAAgttaagaaaattcaagaatCAGATGGATTACAGCTAGAGAATGAGGATCAAATAGCAGCAAGAGCAGTTCATTTCTTCCAAAGTCAATTTACGCAAGAAGTAGTGGTTTCTGATTATAGCATGCTCAGGTTTATTCCTAGAATGGTGTCTGATGAGTGTAATTTGCAGTTGTGTGCAATACCATCATTTGATGAAGTTAAAAAGGCTGTGTTTGAGCTTAAAGGAGACAGTGCATGTGGTCCAAATGGGCTATCAGGTACCTTTTATCAGACATGTTAGGATGTTGTTGGAATGGATGTCTATAATGTTGTGAGAGCCTTCTATGAGGGATATACTCTTCCAAAATCCATTACACACACTAATTTGGTTCTGCTTCCAAAGAAAGACTTGGTACAAAGCTTTGTTGATCTGAGGCCTATCAGTTTGAGTAACTTTATCAATAAAGTTATTTCAAGAGTGGTGCATGTGAGATTGGATATGTTGTTACCTAATATGATATCTAGTAACCAATCTGATTTTGTTAAGGGAATGAGTATTATTGAAAATGTACTTCTTACTCAGGAAACTTTACTGATATCAGAAAAAGAGGAAAGCCTGCAAATGTAGTTATTAAGTTAGATATGGCAAGAGCTTATGATAGGGTGTCTTGGGTATTTCTAACAAAAGTGCTGGAAAAGATAGGATTTGCAAACAACTTTGTGGATCAAATATGGAGATTATTGGTGAATGGCAATCTCATGGTTTTTTTCATTCCACTAGAGGGGTGCAGCAAAGTGACCCATTATCACCTGCTTTATTTGTTCTAGCTGCAGAAGTGCTGCCAAGAGCACTAAATTCCTTATTTGAACATGACCAGTTTATTGGATTTGGTTTGCCAAAGCGGAGTGCAAAGTTGAACCACCTTGCATATGCTGATGATACCATAATATTTGCTTCTGCAGATAAAGCTTCATCAGACTTAATCATGACAGTGTTGAGGGAGTATGAAGCTGTGTCAGGTCAGTTGATAAATAGGGACAAGAGTTGCTTTTATATGCATAGAAAACATCTGTAATTCTGAGTCAAGAAGTGGTGCAAAGTACTGGTTTTAGTAGAGGAGAGTTTCCTTTCATGTACTTAGGTTGTCCTATATTTCATTCCAGAAAGAAGGTGTATTATAATGATTTGATAAAGAAGGTTAAGAACAAACTTCAGAATTGGAAAGGTAGACTTCTTGCATTTGGTGGAAAGACAGTTCTGATTACTAGTGTTTTACAAAGTATACCAATGTATTTGCTTTCTGCAATGGCTCCTACTAAGTACACTATAAATGAACTACATTAAATATTTACAAGATTCTTCTGGTGCAATAAAAAGGAAGGGAAGAGCAGGCATTGGTCTGCATGGTTGAAAGTTTGTGTACCAAAGACTGGAGGAGGGTTGGGGTTCAGATCTCTATTTGATATTTCTAATGCATTGTTTGCTAAGATATGGTGGAGATTTAGAACTATTTGTACATTGTGTTCTACTTACATGTGGAATAAGTATTGTAAGAGGCAGATCCCAACTTTAGTGCAATGGAAAGGAGGCTCCCAACTTTGGAAGAAAATGCTTGAAGCTAAAGATAGTATGGAGAAACACATTTGGTGGGAACCAAGAAATAGCTATGCCAACTTTTGGTATGATAACTGGACCAAGTTAGGCCCTCTTATAGATGTGATGCCTTCTAATTTTCCAATGGATGAGAGCATTCAGGATGTGGATGAAATGATGATGAATGGAAGATGGAGTATTCCAAAACTGCAGCAAACAGTTCCTGAGGATTTAGTAGAGTACATTCTGCAGAATTTTTCTAGAGATGCAGTGAATCACTCAATGGACAAGGCATGGTGGCTACTACTGGCAATGGCAAGTTCACAGTATCAAGTGCATGGCATAAGCATAGACAGAGAAAGGATCATAACTAGTTTTTTTCAGCAAATATGGACTAAAGGTTTGCAATTCAAGATTGCATTTTTCTTATGGAGAGTTTGGAAGCAGAAATTACCATTGGATGATGTATTAGCTAGAATGAGCATATCTATTGTTTCCATCTGTAGATGTTGTTCTCAGCCACAACAAGAAACATTGGAACATACCTTCTTGACAGGAGAGTATGCAGCAAGAATATGGAAAACATTCTCAGATGCAGCAGGAATTCATGGTccttttgttcaagtgaagcaagCAGTCAAGAAGTGGTGGGATGCAAAATGTTCAATCAAGTTGAAGCCATTATATCAGGCAGAACCTCCTATTATATTATGGCAACTATGGAAAAGAAGAAACACATTTCTGCATGGAGGGACAATGTCTAAGTACAAGGTGCTATATGACATTAATTTGAATTTAGTGCAATTGGCAAGAACTAAGCACCCTTGGATGAAGAATTTGTCCAAATCATGGCCTCATCCGGTGCAACAGCCTGATGATTATATACCTTAGATAATATTTACTTTGGTACAGTGGACAAGTCCACCTCAGGGATGGTTTAAATGTAACAGTGATGGTGCATCAAAAGGAAATCCTGGACCTAGCTCATCTGCATATTGTGTTAGGGACAGTGTAGGGGAGTCCATTCATGCCAATGCAAGGAGAATAGTAGATACACATTGTCTTGTAGCTGAGGCAAAAGCAATGTACAATGGTATAGTTTACTGTGTTAATAACCAATTGATGTCATTATATGTAGAGACTGATTCATTAACTCTGGTGAAGATAGTTGAAGGTGAATAGGAAGTGTCATGGTCAATCAGTATGGAGGTTCACAATATCTTAGAATGGAGGAAGAAAGGGTTAATACACATTGGCCATGTCATGAGAGAAGGAAACTAGCTGGCTGATTTTTTTCCAAACCATTTATTTGATTTTGTAGGTACAATTAACTATAATAATTTTCAGGAATTACCAGTAGCAGCAAAAAAGCTGGTTAACATTGATAAAATGCACATTCCATCATTCAGATTCAAGATAGTATATACAAGGAACCAGATTGAAAATCATTTAAGGACCTTCTACAGAATGCAGTAAACAAGTGCAACAAGTTGAAGAAGAAGGAAGAGTACAAGAGAGTCAGCAACAATAGATATAAGAAGTTCAGAATTGAAGATCAGTAGACATAATTTCTGTTACTATGCATTTTCTATCCAATGTGTGGTATTAACTTGATGTTCAGGCTATTGGAAGAATTTGTATAGTAATGGAAAGTCAAGTGTGTTGATGAAGTATACATAATAATGCAGATTCATCGAGTACATGCAGATGAGTAAAGAACAAATCTTTAACATACTCAAAATCCAAGTTAGAAGGATTCTTCTGAGATTATTGAtttcatagcacctggtgagagctctGAGGTTGCTTCTGGTGAAATCAGATCAAGACTTGGATAGTTTGTTGTTTTTAGGCTTTGTTATTTGTTTGCTTAGATCGCTTTGTGCATGTTTTAGGCACTTTTGGCCTTGTATTTTCATTGTTGTTTCTGTACAGTTCTTTTGTTTTATAAAATCACAGCTAACATAGTGTTAgctgttttgattaaaaaaagaaaatgaaagctTAATCATAGTCTTTCATAATAAacatttaaattatttatctaCTTAATAATACTATTAATTATTAAGTAAATCTATTCATGTCCTTATTCGGATTTGATATTTAAAATTACTTTTTTTAAAAGCActtctaaaaaaaatattttttaaaataagcaaattttaaaagtttggtaAAAAAGGCTATTAAATTTAGTGCTGAATGGGAGACACTCATATAAAACTAGGGAAGGAGTAGTAGTTATTTTGAGAGAAGCCAAAAAGGTCAATTGGTCAGTAGTTCAAATCCGGTACACCGAGTCACAAGTTCTCCTATTTCCTCCCCCAAGTCCTCACCAAAAGTGATACACAAGTAATTCTCCATTTCCTCAAAAATCCCCAAAAGCATCTCTCTCTAATGGCGACCTGGAAATTTCCTCTTGTCCTTGTCCTCCTTTCCTTCTCCTCCACCACCGCTCGCCCTTGCAATACCCTCTTCTTCTTCACCTCCACCTCCACCTCCACCTCTCATTACCCTTCTAACCCTAATTCCCTTACCTTCTTCTTCACCACTTCCCCTCTCCGCCGCCATGTCAGCACCAACAACAAACCCTCCATTTTCCTCGGCCGTAACGCTATCTTCTTCGATCATATCAATACGGTCGAAGAAGATCAACTCATtcaaagagaagaagaagatgtAACGCAATCTTCTTCGATGTTTCCAGTAGAGTTGTTTCACTCGACCTCAATTCGTGATAGGACTAAGGATATTATGAGGGCTATGGGTGCTATGCTTTTCGGTGCTGGTTGTGGGGCTTTAACCGCTGCTATTATGTACTTGATCTGGTCTCTCTTTTGGCCGTCAACCTTTGATTTCGAGGATtccgatgatgatgattttgatgacAGTCCTAAGAGGATTGGCTACGTGGTTCTTCCTACTACTAAGGTTGTCGATGATCTCAAGAAGCCAGCTAAGGAGGTGGTTTGACGGACCAGTTGATCTTTCTCTTCATATATAAATCCATTTGAATGCGTATTTTACTGTTACTTTGTACTGAATATTATGATCAAATGCATTTAAATGTCCTGTGATAATTACACTTTTGTCGTTACTCGTGTGTATATTGCTTTTCGATGATTTAAGGGGGAATTCGTAAGTTACTACTCCCTTTGTTCCAATGTATGTGGCACTATttggatttcgagagtcaaacaatttaattttgacCATGAAATCTTCAAGAATGTGAAATTCATCTTAGTCTACGTGAGATCACATTTGCTAAATGTGTTCATTAGCATGACCATAATTTAGGAAAATGGGTGATTAAATTAATGCTTAATTGCTACATGCATTTAAATGTACTCTGAATACACTTTGTTGTTACTCGTGTGTATATTGCTTTTGATGGTTTAAAGGGGAGTTGGTAAGTTACTGGTATGACCAATGTTACCGA is drawn from Lycium barbarum isolate Lr01 chromosome 8, ASM1917538v2, whole genome shotgun sequence and contains these coding sequences:
- the LOC132607977 gene encoding uncharacterized protein LOC132607977, translating into MDIIKPKDPAISNAHTKLREDKRDYIKYCTGITLKLFLQEHNRYLVTTLVYVKCDDDARLQLWDSIYHLSSIVDVPWMVSGEFNVVMNEEEKIGGPPVLPQDFEDFPFCINSCEMMEPAFKGSPFTWWNGRAVASSQKWGATFLDTVKDNWPVDSDGDPFLSFKKKMKQIKDALSIWSKVAFGDIFKQLIIREDIVRIKEQLFEEEPTVENISILQLAQVEMKKYLHYEEEFWKQKSGYTWFSEGDGNTKFFHSIVKGRRKRLQVKKIQESDGLQLENEDQIAARAVHFFQSQFTQEVVVSDYSMLRFIPRMVSDECNLQLCAIPSFDEVKKAVFELKGDSACGPNGLSGTFYQTC